The Euphorbia lathyris chromosome 2, ddEupLath1.1, whole genome shotgun sequence genome includes a window with the following:
- the LOC136216599 gene encoding uncharacterized protein, protein MDPSRISLRRFKLSDADDFLNWCGDERVSRNVRWNTIKSKEEALQHIEKEVIPHPWNYSICVDDRSIGYIAVWKATSIYEQHKANVGYAIGVDFWGQGIAVIALKMALTRVFQDLPGLIRLEGYTVKENIRSQRVLEKVGFQKEGLLRKYFSLEGEFLDFFIFSFLSTDHIL, encoded by the coding sequence ATGGATCCATCGAGAATTTCCCTGAGGCGATTCAAGCTCTCTGACGCCGACGATTTCCTGAACTGGTGCGGCGACGAAAGAGTGTCGAGGAACGTGAGATGGAATACCATTAAATCAAAAGAAGAAGCTCTCCAACATATTGAAAAAGAAGTGATACCTCATCCATGGAATTACTCCATATGTGTAGATGATCGCTCAATCGGATACATCGCCGTTTGGAAAGCAACTTCAATCTATGAACAACACAAAGCAAACGTCGGATATGCAATCGGTGTTGATTTCTGGGGACAAGGAATAGCAGTAATTGCTTTGAAGATGGCTCTAACTCGAGTTTTTCAAGATTTGCCTGGTTTAATTAGATTGGAAGGATATACAGTGAAAGAAAATATAAGATCTCAAAGAGTGTTAGAGAAGGTTGGATTTCAGAAAGAAGGTCTGTTAAGGAAATATTTCAGCCTTGAAGGTGAatttcttgatttttttatctttaGTTTCTTGTCAACAGATCACATCCTTTGA
- the LOC136216600 gene encoding uncharacterized protein, with the protein MDPSRIRLRPFKLSDVDDFLKWAIDDRVTRYLRWNSITTREEALQYLEKVAIPHPWRRSICFDDRSIGYISIWQYSGDDRCRAHLGYAVAADYWGKGIATVALKMAVSIVFDEIPELARLEALVETENMGSQRVVEKVGFMKEGLLRKYGYCKGQLRDFVIYSFLSTDKAM; encoded by the coding sequence ATGGATCCGTCAAGAATTAGGCTTCGTCCATTCAAGCTTTCCGACGTCGACGATTTTCTAAAATGGGCGATTGATGATAGAGTAACCAGGTATCTCAGATGGAATTCAATTACTACCAGGGAAGAGGCACTACAATACCTTGAAAAAGTAGCCATACCTCATCCATGGCGTCGTTCCATATGTTTCGATGATCGTTCCATCGGATACATCTCGATTTGGCAGTATTCCGGCGATGATCGATGCAGAGCACACCTTGGATACGCGGTGGCTGCTGATTATTGGGGAAAAGGAATAGCCACTGTTGCTTTGAAGATGGCTGTGTCTATTGTGTTTGATGAAATTCCTGAATTAGCCAGGCTTGAAGCTCTTGTGGAGACGGAGAATATGGGATCTCAAAGAGTTGTGGAGAAGGTTGGGTTTATGAAAGAAGGTCTGTTGAGGAAATATGGTTATTGTAAAGGTCAACTTAGGGATTTTGTTATCTACAGTTTCCTCTCTACTGACAAGGCCATGTAA